From Candidatus Baltobacteraceae bacterium, a single genomic window includes:
- a CDS encoding glycosyltransferase family 4 protein has protein sequence MTLAIVSSRYPYSGAESFLAAETRGLQKHFARVIVIPARHGMFSIETFAAALGVLRARPLHVARVFTSLLFAPSSLRIKLKNVLLFPRGLCVAAIVRRENVEHLHAYWLSAPATVALIASRLTGVGWSASAHAWDIYERNLTAEKLASAAFVRTISKQGLEHLAVIAGERFRDKLRCVRLGVDIPRQTAAPAHAEIALVCAANLVPKKGHSTLLRALKLVDDAGIAFRCDIVGKGPLQPRLRRQIEALNLRNKALLLGYRAHGRLLAGLRRGDYDVAILASRQDGCRMEGIPVALIEAMAAGLSCIGTSSGAVGELLDETCGVVVRVHDERALADAVVRLATNARLRHALGASARARVTAEFNAALTTAELAALIRAACEHPLEVSA, from the coding sequence ATGACGCTCGCGATCGTTTCGTCGCGCTATCCATATAGCGGAGCCGAATCGTTTTTGGCCGCCGAAACGCGCGGGCTCCAAAAACACTTCGCTCGCGTGATCGTGATCCCGGCCCGTCACGGAATGTTTTCCATCGAAACGTTCGCGGCGGCCCTCGGCGTTTTGCGAGCGCGCCCATTGCACGTCGCGCGCGTCTTCACCTCGCTGCTCTTCGCGCCGAGCTCCCTGCGCATCAAGCTGAAGAACGTGCTGCTGTTTCCGCGCGGTCTTTGTGTCGCCGCGATCGTGCGCCGCGAAAATGTGGAGCATCTCCATGCCTATTGGCTCTCGGCGCCGGCGACGGTAGCCTTGATCGCGTCGCGGCTAACGGGCGTCGGTTGGAGCGCTAGCGCGCACGCGTGGGATATTTACGAGCGCAACCTTACCGCCGAAAAGCTCGCGAGTGCGGCCTTCGTGCGCACGATTTCGAAACAGGGCCTAGAACATCTCGCCGTGATTGCGGGCGAGCGTTTTCGCGACAAGCTGCGCTGCGTGCGCTTGGGCGTCGATATTCCTCGCCAAACCGCCGCGCCGGCGCATGCCGAGATCGCGCTCGTATGCGCCGCCAATCTCGTCCCGAAGAAAGGGCACTCCACCCTCTTGCGCGCGCTCAAACTCGTCGACGACGCCGGCATTGCGTTCCGCTGCGACATCGTGGGGAAAGGGCCGCTTCAACCCCGGCTGCGTCGGCAAATCGAGGCGCTGAATCTACGAAACAAGGCGCTGCTGCTGGGATATCGAGCGCACGGCCGTTTGCTCGCCGGTCTTCGTCGCGGCGACTACGACGTCGCCATCCTCGCGAGCCGCCAGGACGGATGCCGTATGGAAGGCATTCCGGTCGCGCTGATCGAGGCCATGGCCGCCGGACTTTCGTGTATCGGTACGAGCTCGGGTGCGGTCGGCGAATTGTTGGACGAAACGTGCGGCGTCGTGGTTCGCGTTCACGACGAACGCGCGCTCGCCGATGCGGTCGTGCGGCTCGCGACGAACGCGCGGCTGCGCCACGCTTTGGGCGCGAGCGCGAGGGCGCGGGTAACGGCCGAGTTTAACGCCGCCCTTACGACGGCCGAACTCGCCGCGCTCATTCGAGCGGCATGCGAGCATCCATTGGAGGTTAGCGCGTGA
- a CDS encoding nucleotide sugar dehydrogenase — translation MNVCVIGLGYVGLPTAALAAAAGHAVAGYDAQERLRADLTRRIVRGVEREVRDLATHEIAAGRLRICDEVEPADAYIVCVPTPALGDRPDLRHFEDAAERVCRVIGRGELLIVESTVPPGTTERVVSRALHRHGKSLKDIRLAHAPERVLPGSIVRELRENERIIGGRVAADAAAAKALYASFVNAAIHTTDLRTAEFVKVIENAYRDVNIAFANELALFCEGLGIDVWEAIGLANNHPRVNILQPGPGVGGHCIPIDPRFLADANPFATELIQASRRVNDRMPFLIARRILRYVDVCGPQRRIALFGATYKANVNDVRGSPARKICEFLNEQGCETTIFDPHARLADLCASAREALAGADALVLVVDHDAFRAITPALAREVMRTPILIDCRNYFKTPEWQAAGFTVYTLGKSSDLPRTAALGISGRLGA, via the coding sequence GTGAACGTCTGCGTGATCGGCCTCGGATACGTCGGCCTTCCCACGGCCGCCCTGGCGGCCGCAGCCGGACACGCCGTCGCCGGCTACGACGCACAGGAGCGTCTGCGCGCGGATTTAACTCGCCGAATCGTTCGCGGCGTCGAGCGCGAGGTGCGCGACTTGGCAACGCACGAGATCGCCGCCGGTCGTCTGCGGATCTGCGACGAGGTCGAGCCGGCGGATGCCTATATCGTTTGCGTGCCTACGCCGGCGCTCGGCGACCGGCCCGATCTGCGGCATTTCGAAGATGCGGCCGAGCGCGTGTGCCGCGTGATCGGCCGCGGTGAGTTGCTGATCGTGGAATCGACCGTTCCGCCCGGCACGACCGAACGAGTCGTGTCGCGCGCGCTGCACCGGCATGGAAAAAGCTTGAAGGACATCCGGCTCGCGCACGCTCCGGAGCGCGTCTTGCCGGGTTCGATCGTGCGCGAGCTTCGCGAGAACGAACGCATCATCGGCGGCCGCGTTGCGGCCGATGCGGCCGCGGCCAAAGCGCTCTATGCCTCGTTCGTCAACGCCGCCATACACACGACGGATCTGCGGACTGCGGAATTCGTAAAAGTTATCGAGAACGCGTATCGCGACGTCAACATCGCCTTCGCTAACGAGCTGGCGCTATTCTGCGAGGGGTTAGGCATCGATGTCTGGGAGGCGATCGGACTTGCCAACAATCACCCGCGCGTCAACATCCTGCAGCCGGGACCGGGTGTCGGGGGGCACTGCATTCCGATCGATCCGCGGTTTTTAGCCGATGCCAATCCGTTTGCGACCGAACTCATCCAAGCGTCGCGACGCGTAAACGACCGGATGCCGTTTCTCATCGCGCGGCGCATCCTCAGGTACGTCGACGTGTGCGGCCCGCAGCGTCGAATCGCCCTTTTCGGTGCGACGTACAAAGCAAACGTCAACGACGTTCGCGGAAGCCCGGCTCGAAAAATCTGCGAGTTCCTGAACGAGCAGGGATGCGAAACCACTATTTTCGATCCGCACGCTCGGCTCGCCGATCTGTGCGCGAGCGCTCGCGAGGCCCTGGCCGGCGCCGACGCACTCGTGCTGGTCGTCGATCACGACGCCTTTCGAGCGATAACGCCGGCGCTCGCTCGAGAAGTCATGCGAACGCCGATCCTCATCGACTGCCGG
- a CDS encoding exopolysaccharide biosynthesis polyprenyl glycosylphosphotransferase — MSFTATAAPVRYPARLVYRLVATDFVMFLSAFFLASGVVHAIGRGASEPRLIASMVVSSLLWLAIFERAGSYRESLDLRWWDEFYWVAATVILGIVPQLALFAFLPQMPSSRLLLVVAALVAIVTVSLARIFVKAGWQTDGRLDCRIAVVGDPQRVASTETLLRQAEHVAVLPLPLKRWNDDVGSIGLADWFGAARAWQADRILFTEVPNPAAMPGIALTAMEHRIAVSFAAPRILGDIYKHFDFDNVGRQGVIVPIVPRACRRPGATAKRVFDIVFALAGLVLFCIPMLVAAVAIFVESGAPVLLRQQRVGKDGKPFDMFKFRSMRRNAEETTGAVWAIAGDRRITTVGRILRRTSLDELPQIFNVLNGQMSIVGPRPERPVFAERFRRQLPNYDGRNAVLPGITGWSHVYMDRNIDTSAIEQRLGHDLFYIEHWSVLMDLAIVCKTACEFLFHSVAA; from the coding sequence ATGAGCTTTACCGCAACGGCCGCGCCGGTGCGGTACCCCGCGCGTTTGGTCTACCGGCTCGTCGCCACCGATTTCGTCATGTTCTTGAGCGCGTTCTTCCTCGCGAGCGGCGTCGTCCACGCGATCGGTCGCGGCGCCTCGGAGCCGCGGCTCATCGCTTCGATGGTCGTAAGCAGCTTGCTCTGGCTTGCGATCTTCGAGCGCGCCGGATCGTACCGCGAATCGCTCGACCTGCGCTGGTGGGATGAATTCTATTGGGTCGCCGCGACCGTGATTCTCGGAATCGTGCCGCAGCTCGCGCTCTTCGCGTTCCTGCCGCAGATGCCGTCGTCGCGATTGCTGCTCGTGGTGGCGGCGCTCGTTGCGATCGTCACCGTGAGCCTGGCTCGAATCTTCGTGAAAGCCGGGTGGCAAACCGATGGCCGGTTGGATTGCCGGATCGCCGTCGTCGGCGATCCGCAACGCGTTGCGTCGACGGAGACGCTGTTGCGGCAGGCGGAGCACGTTGCCGTGCTGCCGTTGCCGCTCAAGCGTTGGAACGACGACGTTGGGAGCATCGGCTTGGCGGATTGGTTCGGCGCCGCTCGCGCCTGGCAAGCCGACCGCATTCTCTTCACCGAAGTGCCGAATCCCGCGGCCATGCCGGGTATCGCGCTGACCGCGATGGAGCATCGCATCGCCGTCTCGTTCGCCGCACCGCGTATCCTCGGCGACATCTACAAACACTTCGATTTCGATAACGTCGGCCGGCAAGGCGTCATCGTACCGATCGTGCCGCGGGCCTGCCGTCGTCCGGGCGCAACGGCCAAACGCGTCTTCGATATCGTTTTTGCGCTGGCGGGGCTCGTGCTCTTTTGCATTCCGATGCTCGTAGCCGCGGTTGCGATCTTCGTGGAATCCGGCGCGCCCGTGCTGCTGCGGCAGCAACGCGTCGGCAAGGACGGCAAGCCGTTCGATATGTTCAAGTTCCGTTCGATGCGCCGCAACGCCGAAGAGACGACCGGCGCCGTCTGGGCGATCGCCGGCGATCGCCGGATCACGACGGTTGGGCGGATCCTTCGGCGAACCAGTCTCGACGAGTTGCCGCAGATTTTCAACGTTTTGAACGGGCAAATGTCGATCGTGGGGCCGCGCCCCGAGCGTCCGGTATTCGCCGAGCGCTTTCGCCGCCAGCTCCCGAACTACGACGGCCGGAACGCCGTGCTCCCGGGAATCACCGGGTGGTCGCACGTCTACATGGACCGCAATATCGATACCTCTGCGATCGAACAGCGCCTCGGACACGATCTCTTCTATATCGAACATTGGTCGGTGCTCATGGATCTCGCGATCGTCTGTAAGACGGCCTGCGAGTTCCTGTTTCATAGCGTTGCGGCATGA
- a CDS encoding AAA family ATPase has product MNDLFKVPARPGVGLRLFGSPRIERDGEVLKFAAPPKTLPLLAYLVLNQSQPIGRDALSFAFWPDDSEEDARANLRRHLYRLQQALPRSDVPWILAEGPTVRWNPDAPLWCDAIEFERLIENPETLEDAAALYRGDLVDTVYDDWIETRRERYRARYLDALAQLTLRYRSRRDFDRAEFYAQRTIESDPWREDALRALMAIRYAGGDRSGALEIFDRFAQRLQSEMRIEVMPETIAVRDAILRNAPLPDTPAGAADPVAQSERAPLPFVGRAPELAAAMQLWSRAARGYGATLLVGGEAGIGKSRLVSEVATLALAQGARVFLGTTAFPESRPYQALAEAYRAAVPFLATIDVNPLWLGILAHLVPDLRSARELPPVAALDSASDQPRLFDAFAVCLEAMAQPRPVLLVLEDLHWAGSATTRAVEYLARRVTGKPVLLVVTYREEASPASPVRILRRTLSQEARLEQLSLGRLGSEAVNELVTRLAIDPNEAPRLYAISEGNPLFLESAIARSHAPDATASAGAHGIIDARVLELAPAARAFGEIAATIGQAFNLDVVREVSGWTEAEVLDALGDLLDARIVRESSSLNRFDYVFTHQLIQAALYAVIDPPARRRRHHRVARIMETLYPERLEELAREIAFHYDRAGDQLRAARYYAIAAEAALGVFANETAFEVAQRGLELALDDAGLLFDLLKICERVDDLRGNRKAQERHIDDMLSLADGIAEPAIRCEALIRAVMLKRRLGDREAQGKLVDLLADAAARTGDERWRARALEQRALHLHALGRYKAADEAAWDAFLAFDALDDDRGRVDALSTCAWASSYLGDMDRAGALTERAVAIATAAAQTPMLRAALRGALIVAQVAEDTVALRNVGQRAVDLSRSMGDREGEASALVNLANAAHNEWKVGESLRYFNDAIAIFEETATAYGLMQANVNLSYLLVDVGDVERSRTHIGIARSIAQREDNAYILGLCQLNEGLTEEYCGNAAAAAARARQALELYRGLGHARFEATALQQLGSAERGTGNLDDALEHLLAALDASRRCADRDGETLCLATLLLVRIERSEPVAAQPLAAALAVALANAPDHPHYPRAAWALAQWYRLGRENAAAIWLTRAHERFAARLTALPDDRSRELYSALPFHRQLIAAHDRKEWPPFCAA; this is encoded by the coding sequence TTGAACGACCTCTTCAAGGTACCGGCGCGGCCGGGCGTGGGACTGCGACTCTTCGGATCTCCCCGAATCGAGCGTGACGGTGAGGTCCTGAAGTTCGCGGCTCCGCCGAAGACGCTGCCGCTGCTGGCCTACCTCGTGCTCAACCAATCGCAGCCGATCGGCCGCGACGCGCTTTCGTTTGCGTTTTGGCCCGACGACTCCGAAGAAGACGCGCGCGCCAATCTGCGCCGCCATCTCTACCGCCTGCAGCAAGCGCTCCCGCGTTCCGACGTACCCTGGATACTCGCCGAAGGCCCGACGGTCCGCTGGAACCCGGACGCGCCGCTCTGGTGCGACGCGATCGAGTTCGAGCGGCTGATCGAAAATCCCGAAACGCTCGAAGACGCCGCGGCGCTCTATCGCGGCGATCTCGTCGACACCGTCTACGACGACTGGATCGAAACGCGGCGCGAGCGCTATCGTGCCCGCTACCTCGACGCGCTCGCGCAGCTTACGCTGCGTTATCGCAGCCGGCGCGATTTCGACCGGGCCGAGTTCTACGCGCAGCGCACGATCGAATCGGACCCGTGGCGCGAAGACGCGCTGCGTGCGTTGATGGCGATTCGGTACGCGGGCGGCGATCGATCCGGAGCGCTCGAGATATTCGATCGTTTCGCGCAGCGCCTGCAATCGGAGATGCGTATCGAGGTGATGCCCGAAACGATTGCGGTGCGCGACGCGATCCTGCGCAACGCGCCGCTGCCCGACACTCCGGCCGGCGCCGCCGATCCGGTCGCGCAGAGCGAACGGGCGCCGCTTCCGTTCGTGGGCCGCGCGCCGGAACTCGCGGCGGCCATGCAGTTGTGGAGCCGCGCCGCACGCGGTTACGGCGCGACGCTGCTGGTCGGCGGCGAAGCCGGTATCGGCAAGTCGCGATTGGTCTCCGAAGTCGCGACGCTCGCGTTGGCGCAGGGCGCGCGCGTCTTTTTAGGGACCACGGCGTTTCCCGAGAGCCGCCCGTATCAGGCACTCGCCGAGGCCTATCGAGCCGCCGTTCCATTTCTGGCGACGATCGACGTGAATCCGCTCTGGCTCGGGATACTCGCGCATCTCGTGCCGGATCTGCGTTCGGCGCGCGAACTGCCGCCGGTTGCGGCTCTCGACTCGGCGTCGGACCAGCCGCGTCTGTTCGACGCGTTCGCGGTATGTCTCGAGGCGATGGCGCAACCGCGCCCCGTGCTGCTCGTACTTGAAGATCTGCATTGGGCGGGCTCCGCCACGACGCGCGCCGTCGAGTATCTGGCGCGCCGCGTCACCGGCAAACCGGTGCTGCTCGTGGTGACGTATCGCGAAGAAGCGTCGCCGGCTTCGCCCGTTCGAATCTTGCGCCGCACGCTCTCGCAAGAAGCGCGTTTGGAACAGCTCTCGCTCGGGCGGCTAGGCAGCGAAGCGGTGAACGAACTCGTCACGCGGTTGGCTATCGATCCCAACGAAGCGCCTCGACTCTACGCGATAAGCGAAGGCAATCCGCTCTTTCTCGAGTCGGCGATCGCCCGCAGTCACGCGCCGGACGCAACCGCGTCTGCCGGCGCGCACGGCATTATCGACGCGCGCGTTCTCGAATTGGCGCCGGCCGCTCGCGCGTTCGGTGAGATCGCCGCAACCATCGGACAAGCGTTCAATCTCGACGTGGTGCGCGAGGTTTCGGGTTGGACGGAAGCGGAGGTTCTCGATGCCCTGGGCGATCTGCTCGACGCGCGGATCGTGCGCGAAAGCTCGTCGCTCAATCGGTTCGATTACGTTTTTACGCATCAATTAATCCAGGCCGCGCTCTATGCCGTTATCGATCCGCCGGCGCGCCGGCGCCGCCACCATCGCGTCGCCCGCATCATGGAGACGCTCTATCCCGAACGTTTGGAGGAATTGGCGCGCGAGATCGCCTTTCACTACGACCGCGCCGGCGATCAGCTGCGCGCCGCGCGCTACTATGCGATCGCGGCCGAAGCGGCGCTCGGCGTCTTCGCCAACGAGACCGCTTTCGAAGTAGCCCAGCGAGGCTTGGAGCTAGCGCTCGACGACGCCGGGCTGCTCTTCGATCTGCTGAAAATCTGCGAACGCGTCGACGACCTGCGCGGCAACCGGAAGGCGCAGGAGCGGCACATCGACGACATGCTCTCCCTCGCCGACGGCATCGCCGAACCCGCGATTCGATGCGAAGCGCTAATCCGCGCCGTCATGCTCAAACGTCGCCTCGGCGACCGCGAGGCGCAAGGTAAACTCGTCGATTTGCTCGCCGATGCAGCCGCCCGAACCGGCGACGAACGCTGGCGGGCGCGCGCGCTCGAACAGCGCGCGCTGCACCTCCATGCGTTGGGGCGCTATAAGGCGGCCGACGAAGCGGCGTGGGATGCGTTCTTGGCCTTCGACGCGCTCGACGACGATCGCGGCCGCGTCGACGCGCTCTCGACGTGCGCCTGGGCGAGTTCCTACCTGGGCGATATGGATCGCGCGGGCGCCTTAACGGAACGCGCCGTCGCCATCGCGACCGCCGCCGCACAGACGCCGATGCTGCGCGCCGCGCTTCGCGGCGCGCTCATCGTCGCGCAGGTTGCCGAAGATACGGTCGCGTTGCGCAACGTCGGCCAGCGCGCCGTCGACCTTTCGCGCTCGATGGGCGATCGCGAAGGGGAGGCGAGCGCCCTCGTCAATCTGGCCAACGCCGCGCACAACGAGTGGAAGGTCGGCGAGTCGCTGCGCTACTTCAACGACGCCATCGCAATTTTTGAAGAGACGGCGACGGCCTACGGGTTGATGCAGGCAAACGTCAATCTCAGCTATCTGCTCGTCGACGTTGGCGACGTCGAACGCTCTCGCACGCATATCGGAATCGCACGATCGATCGCGCAGCGCGAGGATAATGCGTATATTCTCGGCCTCTGCCAACTCAACGAGGGGCTGACCGAAGAATATTGCGGGAACGCGGCGGCGGCAGCGGCGCGCGCCCGTCAGGCGCTCGAGCTCTACCGCGGACTCGGCCACGCACGCTTCGAAGCGACCGCGCTGCAGCAACTCGGATCCGCCGAGCGCGGCACCGGTAATCTCGACGACGCCCTCGAGCATCTGCTGGCCGCGCTCGATGCAAGCCGGCGATGCGCCGATCGCGACGGCGAAACGCTTTGTCTGGCGACGCTGCTGCTAGTTCGGATCGAACGTTCGGAGCCCGTAGCGGCGCAACCGCTGGCGGCCGCTCTCGCCGTGGCCCTCGCGAACGCCCCCGACCATCCGCATTATCCGCGAGCGGCCTGGGCGTTGGCGCAATGGTATCGGCTCGGGCGCGAGAACGCGGCGGCCATCTGGCTCACCCGCGCGCACGAGCGCTTCGCGGCGCGGCTGACGGCGCTGCCCGACGATCGATCTCGCGAACTCTATAGCGCGCTGCCGTTTCACCGTCAACTCATTGCGGCACACGATCGCAAAGAGTGGCCGCCCTTCTGCGCCGCCTAG